The Virgibacillus sp. MSP4-1 genome has a segment encoding these proteins:
- a CDS encoding TRAP transporter permease, whose protein sequence is MESQTTQTQKLDTKIKEKPAFIEEVWKHRKEKWNRARFFMLIISVLAIGLSIFHVYTAGFGTLSSWQQRSVHVIWALLLIFLLFPYKKGKKFGILDVFIVLVTLATAFYMITGAEAIQSRQGNISNNDILFGTIFIVLVLEATRRTNGILMSAIGVFFLAYIFLGRYFPGALAHPGVGYDRMVDHMFNGTLGIFSAPIYVSSTVLILFVIFGSFLMKSGGGQFFTDFAFGLFGNKTGGPALSSVGSSALVATITGNGAANAAITGSFTIPLMKKLGYSKRFSAAVEAVASQGGQIMPPIMGASVFIMAETIGIPYIRIALYALIPAVIYFFIAGMMVYFHAKRLEMAGIPKEKLPDLKQVLLKQSYLFLPILLIIGLMIYGYSPMKSGFYAILATIILSCIRQATRMSLIDILAALENGARNALIVIAACATAGIIVGSVSLTGLGITFSRFVIDVAGGQMLLLLILIAGASIIMGMGMPTVSAYVILSVLGAPALIDLGINVVAAHMFVFYFGVMSGLTPPVAITAYTTAGISGSNPTKTAFYAIKIGLGGFLIPFLFVYNPELLLQGGDTTRIAIALASAFLSCIFFAGALENHLFGALGTVRRLLLLASAFSLVMPGLLTDLVGLTLATFIIIWQKKSRSFAAEKSGQVSG, encoded by the coding sequence ATGGAGAGCCAAACGACTCAAACGCAAAAGCTTGATACCAAAATTAAGGAGAAGCCGGCCTTTATTGAAGAGGTTTGGAAACATAGAAAAGAAAAATGGAATCGTGCAAGATTTTTCATGCTGATCATCAGTGTGCTTGCGATAGGACTGTCCATTTTTCATGTCTATACCGCCGGCTTCGGGACGTTGTCATCGTGGCAGCAAAGGAGTGTCCATGTCATTTGGGCGCTTTTGTTAATCTTTCTGTTATTCCCTTATAAAAAGGGCAAAAAGTTTGGGATTCTGGACGTTTTTATCGTACTTGTGACGCTGGCAACAGCCTTCTATATGATCACGGGGGCAGAGGCGATTCAGAGCAGGCAGGGGAATATCAGCAACAATGACATCCTTTTCGGCACGATTTTTATTGTCCTCGTACTGGAGGCTACAAGGCGAACCAATGGGATTTTGATGTCCGCGATCGGGGTGTTTTTCCTTGCCTACATCTTCTTAGGCAGATATTTTCCCGGGGCGCTGGCACATCCGGGCGTAGGGTATGACCGGATGGTTGATCACATGTTCAACGGGACATTAGGCATATTCAGTGCTCCTATTTACGTAAGTTCGACCGTTCTGATCCTGTTTGTTATTTTCGGATCGTTTCTGATGAAATCCGGGGGCGGACAATTTTTTACCGATTTTGCTTTTGGTCTATTCGGAAATAAAACAGGCGGTCCTGCGCTGTCATCGGTTGGCTCCAGTGCGCTTGTGGCGACCATTACCGGAAATGGAGCAGCCAATGCCGCGATCACGGGTTCGTTTACCATACCGCTTATGAAAAAATTGGGCTACAGCAAGCGGTTCTCGGCTGCGGTTGAGGCGGTTGCGTCCCAGGGTGGTCAGATTATGCCGCCGATTATGGGAGCTTCTGTATTTATTATGGCTGAGACCATTGGAATTCCCTATATCCGGATTGCTCTCTATGCGCTCATTCCGGCCGTGATTTACTTTTTTATTGCGGGGATGATGGTGTATTTTCACGCAAAACGATTGGAGATGGCGGGCATTCCTAAAGAAAAGCTGCCTGATCTGAAACAGGTTTTGTTGAAGCAGAGCTATCTGTTTTTGCCGATTCTTTTGATTATCGGGTTAATGATCTATGGTTACAGCCCGATGAAATCAGGATTTTATGCGATTTTGGCGACGATTATTTTAAGCTGTATTCGCCAGGCAACTCGAATGAGTCTGATTGATATATTGGCGGCTCTGGAAAACGGGGCCCGAAACGCACTAATTGTGATTGCAGCCTGTGCTACAGCAGGCATTATTGTCGGTTCCGTATCCTTAACAGGGCTGGGGATTACCTTCTCCCGGTTTGTCATTGATGTTGCAGGCGGGCAAATGCTGCTTTTATTAATTCTGATTGCCGGGGCCTCCATTATCATGGGGATGGGAATGCCGACTGTTTCGGCCTATGTCATTCTATCTGTACTTGGCGCGCCTGCACTGATTGATCTTGGCATCAATGTTGTCGCTGCCCATATGTTTGTCTTTTACTTTGGGGTCATGTCCGGCTTAACCCCTCCAGTCGCGATCACGGCTTATACGACAGCAGGGATATCCGGATCGAATCCAACGAAGACAGCTTTTTATGCCATTAAGATAGGCCTGGGCGGGTTCTTAATTCCCTTTTTATTTGTTTACAATCCTGAATTGCTTCTTCAGGGAGGGGATACCACCCGCATTGCCATTGCGTTAGCCAGCGCGTTTCTTAGCTGCATCTTTTTTGCTGGAGCGCTTGAAAATCACCTCTTTGGAGCATTAGGCACAGTCAGGCGGCTGCTCCTGCTGGCCAGTGCGTTTAGTTTAGTGATGCCGGGTCTTTTGACAGATTTGGTTGGTCTGACTTTAGCAACGTTCATCATCATCTGGCAGAAAAAATCCCGTTCCTTCGCTGCGGAAAAGTCCGGGCAGGTAAGTGGATAG
- a CDS encoding ketopantoate reductase family protein, giving the protein MRIGVAGAGAVGSYFGGMLHRAGHEVTFLARGDHLEAMQTEGLWIAGEQDPFRVSGTFTDRLSDLANSDLVLFCVKSNDTEAVAKQLKDVLKDHALILTMQNGVENEEILEEVFGKGRVLSAATYIQASVEAPGRIRQQGRVKLVIGELDSSAEEECAHILVELNEAGIDTVQSRHILERKWKKLLWNATFNPLSAAAGARVGQILDDEYLHKTASAICSEVMNVAIHKGLSLDPEPTQDRIFSNAEKARNHQTSMLQDRLRGKKMEVEAMCGYIVRQANLLDVPAPALQSIYSILSFINQTNQPVANIK; this is encoded by the coding sequence ATGAGGATCGGTGTTGCAGGAGCCGGGGCAGTCGGCAGTTATTTTGGCGGAATGCTCCATCGTGCGGGACATGAGGTAACGTTTTTAGCCAGAGGAGATCATTTGGAAGCGATGCAGACGGAAGGGTTGTGGATTGCGGGGGAGCAGGACCCATTCCGTGTTTCTGGTACGTTTACGGATCGTTTGAGTGATCTGGCAAACTCGGATCTGGTATTATTCTGTGTCAAATCCAATGATACCGAGGCTGTTGCTAAACAGCTCAAGGATGTTTTGAAGGACCACGCACTTATTCTGACGATGCAAAACGGCGTTGAAAATGAAGAAATATTGGAGGAGGTATTTGGCAAAGGGCGAGTATTGTCAGCAGCCACGTATATTCAAGCCTCTGTGGAAGCCCCGGGAAGGATCCGTCAGCAGGGTCGAGTTAAACTTGTCATAGGAGAACTAGATTCATCGGCAGAAGAGGAATGTGCGCACATTTTGGTGGAGTTGAATGAGGCGGGTATTGATACCGTGCAATCCAGGCACATTCTGGAAAGAAAGTGGAAAAAGTTACTCTGGAACGCGACTTTCAATCCGCTATCCGCCGCTGCAGGTGCCCGGGTCGGTCAAATTCTGGATGATGAGTATTTGCACAAAACTGCATCAGCCATCTGCTCCGAGGTTATGAATGTGGCGATCCATAAAGGCCTTTCGCTGGATCCCGAGCCCACTCAGGACAGGATTTTCTCGAATGCGGAAAAGGCGAGAAATCATCAAACCTCCATGCTGCAGGACCGTCTCCGTGGAAAGAAAATGGAAGTGGAAGCGATGTGCGGCTATATTGTCAGACAGGCCAATCTGCTGGACGTGCCTGCACCAGCCTTACAATCGATTTATAGTATTTTAAGTTTTATCAATCAAACCAATCAGCCTGTTGCAAACATCAAGTAA